AGCGCTGGGCGAGGAGTACGGTGTCAGGTACGATGAGCGTGTCTTCGAGCAGTCTTCGAAAAAGCTTCTGAGCAGCTGCAGGCCTTAATCCTCCTCCAGGTCTTTAGCGAGAAGGTACTCTGTGCGGTGCGTCCTGAAGCCGGAGCGGTACAGCTCCTCGACGATCACCTCCTTCGAGGCGTCCACTGGGATTACCACCCTCTCCGAGCCCTTCTCGACGCTCACGCTCCTGAGGCCGTGCAGGAGCGCTCTCAGAGCCTCCAGCGAGCTGTACGAGGAGATCGCCATGTAGTCCACGAGCAGCTCGTCGTCTGCTGTGAACTCCGCTAACCCTCTCACCCGCTTACCCCTGTAGGCTAGGAGCACCTCCTCACCACCCTGGTACCTCTTGTAAACCATCCTGTCGACAGGCTCCGTCAGCGTGCTCCACCAAGTAGTCGGCTTAAAGCTCCTCAGTCTGCCGAGCACGCTCGCCCGCTTCAGCTTCAGAGCGTAGCCGTTGGGGAGGCTTTCGGGGAGCTTAGCCGGCTCCGCGCTCATGATGAGGATAACTCCTAGGACGCTGTAGCCCCGCCGCAGGTAGAAGTCCAGAGCCCTGAAGTTCCCCTCCTTCACGCTCAGCGCTACGCGCTCTACTCCCTCGCTCTTGAGGACGCTCTCGAGGTCCTCGAGGAGCCTTCCCCCAATCCCCTTGTCCCTGAACGCCGGGTCCACGGCCAAACTGTCGACGTAAGCCTGGCTCCTGCGCTTGTAAGCTATCACGAAGCCCGCGACCTCGCCCCCGACTTCAGCTACGAGAACCTTCCTCCTCCTCGAGCGCACCGAGAGCATAGCCTTGAACCAGCCGAAATCCTCTTCGTCGAGGCCTTCGAGCGAGCGGCGGTGTATCCTGAAGATGGCCTCAACGTCTCTGAGGCAGGCAGGGCGGATAACAAGGGCTGCCTCGCTAGCTGGCAGGGGCTTACCGAGTCAACTCATTACTTGAAACCACCTTGCGGGGACTCCCCTGCACAGCCCCCTTTAAGCTTTTCTACACGCTGCCGGAAACAGTTTTTAGCCCCCAGCGCGGTGAGACGAGCATGCGGATCAGGCCTTCGGGAAGCGCCCCCCTCCGCCTACCCAGCGTTGTGGTGATCGAGGAAGGCGCTCTGGAGGCTCTACCTCAAGTGTTGGCGGAGCTGGACTGCAGGAAGCTGCTCGTCGTGAGCGACGAGAACGTTTGGAAGCTTCTCGGCGACCGCTTAAGCTCGGCGCTGCGGGGGGAGGCGGAGATCCACCTTGCTTTCGCGCCGGGGAGCGACTACCCGACGCTGAACAGGCTAAGGCCTATCGTGACCGAGAACAACCCCTGCGCGGTTCTGGGGCTGGGGGGCGGGAGGCCTATCGACATGGCGAAGTACACGGCTCACCTGGAGCGGAAGCTTTTCGTGAGCGTCCCCACGGTGATAAGCCACGACGGCTTCGCCTCCCCGATCGTAGCGCTGAAGGACGAGCAGGGGAATCCCGTCTCCACCTTCACTTCCCCACCCCATGCCGTGATCGTAGACTTGTCGGTAGTCGCGAGCGCGCCGCGCCGCCTCCTGGCCAGCGGGGTCGGAGACATTCTCGGCAAGCTCACCAGCGTTGCGGACGCTAGGCTCGCTCAGCGTGAGGTGGGCGAGAAGGTGAGCGAGGCAGCTCTCGAGATGGCTCTCAGCGCCTACAGGATAGTTTCCTCGAGCATTGAGAAGCTGTCCACCTGGAACCTGGAGGGCGCGAAGCTCCTGGCGGAGGCCGGGCTACTCGCGGGGATGGCGATGGCTGTCGCAGGGAGCAGTAGACCGTGCAGCGGGAGCGAGCACCTCTTCAGCCATGCGCTGGACAAGCTGTACCCTGGGAGGCGGAGCCTGCACGGCGAGCAGGTCGGCGTCGGCGCTGTCGTGAGCGCATACCTCCACGGCCTCGGCTGGGAGGAGCTCAAGAGGATGCTCCGGGCTGTGGGAGCGCCCGCGACAGTCAGAGAGCTTGGAGTAACCCCAGAGCAGGCTGCGGAGGCTCTCGCGGTGGCTCCTAGCTTGAGGGACCGGTACACGATTCTCCACAAACTCAGGCTGGGTAGAGAAGAGGCTTTGAGGATACTGAGAGAAACAGGGGTTTCTTAAAGCTGGTTAATTACAGAGAGCTCAGGTAGGCGTCGATGCTCTGCGCGGCGAGGCGGCCGCTCCTCATCGCTAAGCCGATGTTCGAGGGCCCGTGCACGACGTCTCCAGCTGCGAAGAGCCCTTTCACGCCGGTCATGTAGTTCTCATCGACAGCGATTGTTCCGTCGCGGTTCAGCTTCACGCCGAGCTCGCTCAGCAGCCTGGGCGGCGTGGCTTCAAGCCCGACTGCAACTACTAGCGCGTCGAGAGGTAGCTCGAACTCGGACCCGGGGATCACCTCCGTGGGGGCTTTCCTGTCTGTCGTGGGCTTCACTCTAACTAGCTTCACCCCTGTAGCGCAGCAAGCTCCCGTTACCTCTAGCGGGATCACGTTCTCGAAAAACCTCACTCCGAGCTTCTCGAGGTGCTTGAGCATGTGCTTTGCTGGCGCTACGCTCATAGGCCTCCTGTACAGGATGATGGGCCTGGCCTTGTACTCGTAGACAGCAAGCTCGCAGATATCGACAGCCGTTAAGCCCGCTCCCACGATCCCGACATCTCCCTCAAGCGGCGGGGGCTCATCGGAGCGGTAGCCGAGCTTGTAGGCCATGAAGTGGCTTATCCAGTCGAGCGCATCGTACACTTTGTGCTTATCTTCGCCGGGGATTCCGAGCTTCCTCCCCTTCCAGGTCCCCGTGGCGACGAGAACTGCGTCGTACTCGCTCAGCAGCTCCCGGAGTGCGCTGGAGTCTACTTCCCTGTTCACGACGAAGCGTACTCCAAGCCTCTTCAGCTGAGCGATACTTTCGCGTACATCCGATTTAGGGATCCGGAACTCTGGTATAGCGAAGAGGAGCATTCCGCCAGGCTCGGGAAGCCGGTCGTAGACGACCACTTCGTGGCCCCTGCAGGCAAGGTACCCTGCAGCGGCGAGGCCCGCGGGCCCTGACCCGATGACGGCGACTTTCCTGCCCGTAGGCTGAGGCGCTTCAGAGCAAGGAGCGATCTTGATCACTGGCACGGATTAAAAATCTTTAAGGTGCTAATTAATATTACCCTTTACTTTAGCAAAGACCGGTGGGACTGCTACACGTGGAGAAGAGCCCTCGGGAGCCCGCGCGGGCAGCCCCCTCTACATAGTCTTAGGTGTTGCTTTGCTGAAAGTAGAAGTCGGTTAGCTTAGCGCTAGCCTTCCTCCTGGGGAAAGCAGGCTCGCAGGTAAGCCCTATCTCCCTGCAGATCCTCTCCACCCTTTCCTCGACGGCTCTCCGCCAGCTAGGCGGCGTAGATGCTGCTAGGGGGTACTCTGCCAGGACTGGTGCTAAGTGCTTCTCGAGGCCCGGCTTCAGGTGCAGGTAGTCGTAGTAAAGCTTCGAGCCCGTCTCGAGAGCAAGCTCAGCAACCTCCCGGATACTTTCCTCCGAGTCATTCACCCCTCTGAGGATAGGCCCCAAGAAGACCCAAGTCTCTAAGCCGGCGCCAGCGACGTCCGCGAGAGCCTTAGCCCTGCTGGAGGGCGGTGGAGCGCGAGGCTCTATCGCGGAAGCAGCCTCGTCGTCCAGGGTCGTGATCGTGAAGCCGACATCAACCCTCCCCCTGTAGGGGGCGAGCAGGTCGAGGTCCCTCGTGACGAGCGGCGACTTCGTCTGAATGCTGACCCTGAAGCCCGCGCTGAGGAGGACTTCGAGGCCCTTCCTCGTGAGCGTCTCCTCGGCTTCTACAGGCTGGTAGGGGTCCGTAGTCGTGGAGACGCCTACTACGCCGGGCCTCAGCCTTCTCACCTCACGCGAGAGAACTTCGACAATGTTCTCCTTGATGTAGACCACCTCGCCCCACTTCTCAGCCACCTCCCTGTACGGTGTGTAGTACCTCGCGTAGCAGTAGAGGCACGCGTGGACGCAGCCGCCGTAAGGGTTGTACGCGTAGTCGAGGTCGTAGAGCCCCGACCTCGTGAGGGCGCGAGAGACTTTCACGCGCAAGTACCTGGGCAACTTAACCCACCTCCAGCTTCCGCTGCAAGAGCATGTCCCTCAACAGCCGGGATGCCTTTAGCCACGTGGAGAGGGGCAGCCTCGTCGAGCGGCTCAGCCTCTCGAGGACTTCGCGGAAGCTGCTGTAGCGCTCCGGTTGGGATCGGAAGAGCTCGCGGACATTCTCCCTTACGAACCAGACCCCGATGGGCAGGAAGAAGCCCTCGTAGATCTCCCTCAGGAGGATAGCAGTCGCCTGCCTCCTCACCTTGACCAGGTACTCCGCGGTGGCTAGCCGCGCCGCGTAGTAGCACCCGCCCAGGCTCGCGTAGGAGTCCCTGCCCCTGAAGCCCTCCCAGTCTCCCTCGACACTCACCTCGATGCCAGGGTTCCACGTTGTGTGGGGGAACCACGCTTCAATCCACTCGTAGCTCCACGAGCCCGGCGCGAGTATCGCGACGAAAGTATTGTCCGCGAACCTCCTCTCGAAGAAAAGGTAGCTGTCCAGCTGCTCGAAGCGGCGGACCTGCCTGAGGAGGTGCCTTGACAGGATGTCGTCAACCGCGGTGATCGACCACCTGGTGGGCACGAGCCTCCTCAGCCTCGCGCTCCCGAGAGCACCCACGGAGAACGCTCTCTGGATCTGCGAGACGGGCACGCCGCTCTCGTAGAGGTACACCACAGCCTCCTCAGCCTTCAAGCTCTCATCCCCGCGAACGCGCTCCAGCGGCTTCGGCACTGCCGGGTTGCTCAGCACGCACACTTTCTCCGCCACCCCGGCGGGCCCGAAAGGCGGGCTGAAGAGGTCTAGGTGTACTCGAGGCTTCGGCGGCTTCTCGAAGCGGATATCCAGCTCCACCGGCTTGGAAGACATCGCGGCGAGCGTGATCTCCTCGAGGATTCTCGGCTTGCGGACATCTGCCTGAACTACGCCGCGAACCAGGCTCAACCTCATCCTTAAAACCTCCTCGAGCGGCATCTCCAGCCACAGCTCAGGCTTCTCGTAGAGTTCAGCGCTACCTCCTCCCGTGGTGACCGCTGGCGCAACCCTAACCTTCGGGTAGCCTACTCTGCCCACGAAGACTGAGGGGGGTGAGAGCTCTTCAAGCTCGGGCGAGGACGGCGGCTTCACAGACTCTACCGCTCTCCACAGCGCGAGCACCGGGCAGCTCCGCTTACCGCAAAGCCCCTTCGCACCCCTGCACAGCAAGCAAAGCTCCGCTCCTCGGCTCGACATCTCCCGGGAAGCTGCCTCGAGAAGCAGAATAAAAACACTAGCATGCAGAACGCTGAAAGTGAGCTAAGGGGGCTGGTACGATACCCCCGGATCCTCGCGGACCAGCTCGGCGGTTACAGGAAGCTGAGAAGCACCACTATAGCTGCGGAGGCCAGGAAGACCGCGAGGAGCGCTAGCAGGTAGCGTACATCGCCCCCGCCCCGGGGAGACAGCGGCGAAACCGCCACTACAGCTGGCTTAGCCTGCCGCCCCGCCTCCACCTCAGCTTCCAGGATCCTCGCCAGCGAGGGCCTATCGGTCTGCTGAACGTTCGGGTACACCTCGAGCAGGATGTTCAGCACATCGCTCCTAGTGCCGTGGAGGTCTCCGCGCACTACAGCTTCCCGCGGGATACCCAGCTCCTCCACGAGCTTCACGATCTCCGATGCGACGAACCCGCGCAGCTCCTCCTCCCTGCCGGGGAACATCCTGTAGCCCTCGTCCAGCATCACCCTGGCGAGCCACGCCGTCCGCGTGACGATCTTAGACTGCTCGTAGGAGAAGGCGAAGAGGCCGTACTGCCTAACCCACCGCTTAAACTCCTCAACCTCGCTCTGCACTCTCTGCGACTCGAGCAAGCCTGAGAGGCTCACGCCCCTCACCCAGCGGCTCCGTGTAAAAAACTTGTGCTAGCTAAAGCTCCCCCCAGCGCTCCCCCTCAACCCTTCCTGAGCCGCTGAGCTCGAGCACGCAGACAGCATTCCTCCTGAAAGGCTCCCAAAACAAGCTGCTCATCCTCTCTGTGAGAGAGCTCGAGGCCACCGCGGTGAACCCCCCACCCCTGTGCAAGTAGAGCTCGCCGTACCGCTCGGCGCTCTCATCGGCGATGTGCCGCACGACACCGAGCTGGGCAGACCAGCGGGAGCCCTCCCGCCTGACCAGCAGAGCGGCTGTGTTCGCCATTCTCTTGACGCCTCCGCTGCTCGCCAGCGCGCAGTGCAGCTCTGAGAGAGCGCTGAAGAGGTCTCCCCCTTCCTCTACGAGGTCCGCTAGAGCTACGGCGTAAGCGAAGGTGTCGACGACTTCCCCAGGCTTCACTCTACCCGCAACGCCGGGAACCTTCTCCACTGTGACTTCACCGTTCTGAGCAACGAAGAGCGCGCCGCCGTCTCTGCCCACGTGAAGCGCAAACGGGTGTGCTGCGCCCACCCCCAGGGGAGTACCCCTGCTCGCCCTCCGGACGTGCACGATGAGAAGCGTTGGCGTGCTCACCAGCTCGGCTGCGAGCTCCAGCCTGCTATCCTCCCACGCGGGCAGCGAGGACCTGTAGTGGAAGATGCTAGCTTCGCCTTCTAGAGGCCCGCCGCCTCTTCTCGAGAAGGCTGCTAGGCCCCAGCCGTCGCCGTGGGAGGGATTCTCCGCGCCTTCACGCTCCAGGGCCGGGTCCCGCCTAGCCACGTCCCTGAGCGCGGCGAGCCACTCTCGAAGGGCGAACCCGAACCCTGCTAGCGCGAGCAGCCTGCACAAGCTCTAAGCACCCTGAAGCTCCTCGGCGAAAACCCTCTCGAAAACCTCGTAAGCTTCCCGCCCGTAGAGGCAGACGGTGACCCGCTCCAGGCTCCGAGCCGAGGGAGCGAACTCTTTAAGCACTCTCGCCGTTATCCTGGCGCAGCGGTCGTACGGGTAGCCGAAAACCCCTGTGGAGATCGCTGGTAGAGCGATGCTCCTCAAGCCGAGCTCCTCCGCCTTCCCCAGGGAGTTGCGAACCGCCGAAGCGAGCTTCTCGTCGCCCCCTTCCTCGCCGAACCTCGGGCCCACGGCGTGAATAACGTACCTAGCTTTAAGCTTCCCCGCACTCGTCACTGCTACCCCGCCGACAGGCACGGGGCCGCGCTCCCTCACCCAGCGGTCGCTCTCCTCCTGGATCACCTGCCCACCTTTCCTCACGATAGCAGCAGCTACGCCGCCGCCGTGCTTCAGGTAGGAGTTCGCAGCGTTCACGATCGCGTCAGCTTCCAGCTCCGTGATGTCGCCCTCCACGAGCTCGACCTTGAGCCGGCCTAGCTGGAAGCTCCTGCCGTGCATCGAGGACTCTACGCGCGCGGCGTCTTAAACCCTCCGCGCTGCGCAAGTTTTTAACGGCGTGAGCTCTCCCCTGCGCGTGAACCGCGAGGAAGCGCTCAACCTTCTCAGGAATCACCTCAAAGATGAGAGGATGGTGAAGCACTGCCTCGCCGTGGAAGCGGTGATGAGAGCTGTCGCGCGCAGCCTTGGCGAAGACGAGGAGCTCTGGGGTCTCGTGGGCTTGCTGCACGACATAGACTACGACGAGGTTGGGCGGGACATGCACCAGCACGGCTTGAAAGCCCTAGAGATCCTGGCCGGGAAGCTTCCCGCGGATGCTCTCGAGGCGATCGCGGCGCACAACGAGCACAACGGCTTCAAGGTGAGCAGCCCTGAAGCTGAACGCTTAACTCATGCGCTGAGGGCTGCCGACCACGCGAGCGGCCTCGTCGTCGCCACCGCCCTAGTGATGCCGGGCAAGAAGCTCGCCGAAGTCAAGCTGGAGAGCCTCCTCCGCAAGTTCAAGCAGAAAGACTTCGCGAGAGGCGTGGACAGGGAGCGCGTCAAGGAGTGCGAGCTCCTGGGCCTCAAGCTCGAGGACTTCCTCCACATATCCCTTGAAGGAATGAAGGGGGTCGCCAAGGAGCTGGGTCTCTAACTCTAAGCTCGCCTCGGGTATCTGTCCTGCCTCTACCTTACTTTAGGTTAAAGGCATGGGTTGGACGCGGCAGCTAGCCCGGCTCGGCTGAGAAACTCTGCTGACAGCGAGGGCCTGAAGCACCTTCGAGCTCCCTACAAGCCTGAAAAATCTAAGCTTTAGCGTTTCACTTCCTTTCACTCTTGCTCAGCAGCTCTTCACTCGACCAGCTCGAGGTCTAAGCCGAGGTCTTGGAGCGCTTTGAAGTTTGTCTCCGCTCTTCAAGGCGAGGTTGTCAGCGATAGCTGTAGCGGCGGTCAGCAGGTCTGCGTCGGGAATCGCTGCCCCCGCCGCTCCAAGCTGTCGTAGAGCTCGCAGTAAACCTCGACCACCCTGTCGTCGATGCCCAGAATGCCGAAGCTCTCCTGGAGGAGCTTCCTCACAGCTCCATGCTTCCCGGCCGAGACTCCCCTGAGGAGCTCGACCAGCGTGATGATGGAGACCGCGCCTTCCTCGAAAGCCTTCTTCCCGAGAATCTCATAAGCCAGCTCGTGTCGATCAGCTTCATCTTAGAGCGAACCCCTCCTTGAACTCCCTGGAGGAGCTGGCGACCGATTCGAGATCTTCTTCATCCAACACCGCGGCCAGCTCCCTGAAAGCTTTCTCCCTCTTAAGCCTCTTAGCCTACAGGTAGAGCTTGAGGAGGAACCTCCACTCCATGCCCCTTTCTCCCCCAGCAACTCCCCCACTTCAACCGGGACGGAGATGGTTGCGTACCTCTGCAACTACATTGCCGCGCGACCATGTAGCCGGAAGCCTATGTACACTGCTAACTCTCACGCCCCGCGCACCTGTGCGAGAACCTTTCTCTTGAGATGACCAGCGATTAATTGCTTAGCTGGGGCTTGCACCTAAGAGGTATAGCCGATTCACTTAGGGGTGGGATGCCCCTCCGCAGCGTGCGCGACGCTCTGAACTTCTAAGTTAGTCAACAGTGCTGAAAGCCTCTTCACTCTGCTCAACAAGGTGGTCTCTGCACGGGCTAACTCCATACCAGTAGCCTTTAGGCGAGAAAGTGGGATTTGGGAGTAAAACCATCTTATTTTGGTAGATGCCGATGCAAGTGGTAGGATGAGGGTTAGAGTGGAGCTCAAGAAAGTGGATTCGCAGGGCCGTATTGTGCTGCCTGCCGACTGGCGTGAGTCCGAGATGGGGTGGTAGCAGAGAGGTGTACGTCATCAAGGGGGAGGGTACTTGAAGATAATTCCGAAGAGGAGGATCGACCTGACTGACTACTTCGACCGGATCGATCTAGGCGTGGAGGCGATTGAGGAGTGGGGGGAATTCGAGAGGAAGATTCGCGAGGCGAGCGTGTGAGGTTTCTGGACGCGGACGTCTTCATCTACGCGTACTACAAGCCTAGGAGGCAGCTCACCCAGAAGGAGGGGCAGGTGAAGGAGCTTGCTAAGAGGATAATCAGCGATGTATCGCAGGGCAGGGAGAGAGTCGTGACGACGGTTGTTCATCTCTCTGAGGTTGTTAGCATTCTCAAGCACGGCATGCCGGCGGAGGATCTGGCTAGGCTGATCACCGGCCTACTCACGATGGATAATGTTGAAGTGCACGGAGTGTCCGGGGAGGACTACCTCGCGGCGGCCGAGCTCGGTAAGGAATTGAGGCTCGACCCGAACGATGCTCTTGCAGTTGATGTGATGAGGGCGAGAGGCATTACCGAGATCTACTCCTTTGGCAGAGACTTCGAAAAGATCGAAGGAATAACTGGGCTGCCGAGAATCTGAAGCTAGTGGTCACGAGGCTGAAGCATTAGATATAAACAGTTGAGAAGTCTTCAGCAAACTTGAGAGTTGGTATTTCGCAGATAAGGAAATTAGACATAATCGGGGTCCTGTTTTTCCGATGGACTGGGAGCGCTGCCCGAGTAGGCGTGTTGTTAAAGTCGCTCGGGCTTCAGACATCGCGAGGCTCATCGCTCAACCGACTCCAGCTGATGAGGTGATGCTGAAGTTCGGTAAGATATTCGAGGAGGAATACTCGTTTGCGAACTACATCTACCGTCGTGCATTCAACCAGAGAGCAGTCCCTTACCTCTTCATCAGGAAGATCGCGGTGCGGCTGAGGAAAGAGGGTATTTACTCCCGCGACCTTGTGGCGAAGGCGTATAAGGCTTACTCAGCCCTCATCGCCGCAGGTGTTGTGGGGTTAAAGCCAAAGACAAGGTTCAGAGTCTACGGCTCAGTGCGCATCGCCGCCCAACCAGATTTAAGGTCCTTCGAGGGAGATACTCTTTTCGAGTTTAAGCTCTGCCCCATCGATACCTACGCGCGGGTTCAGTCCAGCATCTTCGCCTACGTTTGGGAGTGCCCTGTAAGGCTGGTTGGCTTGATCGAAGAAGGGGGACGCTACAAGGTTGAAGCGGAGACGATCTCACTTCCTCGAAGCTTGAAGGACCTGGGCATCACGCCGGAACTCGTCGAGACCGTCGCGCACGAGCAACTCTGGTGCACAAGGTGGGGCGAGCCGGTGGACTACGAGGACTGCTACGAGTGCGAAGCTGCCTGGACCTCGGAAGAAGATTGGGAGGGTGAAGACGAGCGGGAGGGCTGGGAGGATGAGTGAGCGAGCAGCCAGCTTTCCAGCTCGCGTAGCGCCGCTTTTTTCCGCTCCAGCTCCGCCAAGCTTGGAGCTACCAGGACATCCTGCGCCAGCTGGATCAGCTGCGGCGGTTTCTCCTCCAGTGAAGAGACGGCGTGCAGGAGCCACTTGTCGGGAGGCGGTGGGATCCCGTTGTAAACCGCGAGCGCGCGCAGGAAGTGCTTCAGCGAAGTGATTGCGACGAAGTGGGCGCTGAGCGGGTCGCCCCTGTGCAGCCACGCATCGACGTCGCTCAAGCTCCACCTAGCTTTAGCCAGCTCCTCCTCTAGAAGCCTCCGCCTCTCGCTCTCGCTCAGCGGTACCTTAAGCTCGAAAAGCCTTCTCACCAGCCCCTGCGGGTCGTAGCGGACGAGCGCGTGGAGGAAGACCCAGCGCTCTTCAAAGCTCCAGCGCCTGTGGAGATCCCTCTCGTAATCCCTAACCTCGAGGTCGATCGCGAAGCCCCCGTACTCGTACTCTTTCTCCCGGGGCCAACCGATCCTGGCACCCCTCCTCTTGTACACGACTATGTCGACGTCTGAGTGCACGTCAAAGTACCCGCGCGCCAGCCCGCCCAGGTAGACGATCCCTACGATGCCCCTCTTCCCTACGAAAGCCGAAGAGATCTCCTCAGCTACCCTCATAGCAGCCTCCAGCAGAGCCTGGCCATCGCTTCGAGTGCTCACGCCTCTTCCAGGCACGCCGGCTGGAAATATCACCACCGCTTACGTGAAGCTTGCGCGCCAGCGGGGATAGTTAAAGCCGGAGTTCCAGTATCTCCCGGAGAGAGAGGCTTGAACGCAAGCCCGCTACGTGCTCTGCTACCTCAGCGTTTCCTCAGCCTTGAAGCCTGCCCGGGTAGAATGCTGGAGGAGTGATGGAGATAACCCGGAAAGTTAACCGCGCTTCACATCATGCTCTCATAAGCGCTGCAGCCGCACCCCTCGAGCTGCTGGGGGCCGGAGGGTGATCCGGTGCGCAGCCCCCAGTGACAGCTCTCAGAGCGCGTAGGGAGGCTTCGCGCTTACCCTGACCTTGCCCGGAGGGTCTCGCGCATGCCTCCAGAGCCCTTTGCTGAAGCTCAGCACGGAGATTCCGAGCTCGTCAATCGTAGCGTCCGTTATGAGTGGTTCCTCCAAGCCGGGGTGTATCACCAGGTGAGCCTTTAGACGCGCCAGCTCCTCCCCCTCCTCACCTACCAGCACTAGCTCAACCGCTCCCCTCACGATGTACACCCTCCTGCGGGCATCCGCTACTGAAGCCTCCGCGACCTCGCCCGTGGTGTACCCCAGCTCCCTCGCAGTGATCTCGTCAACAACGAGCACTGGCTCCGGGCTGTGAGCACCTCCATTAACTAGGACTACGAGCTCCCTCTCCTCCCTCCCCCTGACTCTCAGCTTCACGTAGACGACCAAGGCTCCTCCCCCCTAGAACCCACCTCCCCCAGCGTAGGAGTGGCCTTCCGGGCTTTAGAATCCACCTGCCGTACTTCAGCCTCACAGCTGGAGAGACGTACGCAGCGCTATAAAGCTTCCGAGTTTCCGGGGAAGCCGCCCCGCCTACCATGCCGAGACTTGCTGATGCTAGCCGGCAAGCGCCCCGGGACTCCTCACCCGCGCTTACTCTCCAGTCATCCCTCAGTTCTGCGGAGTTAACCTCCCGGAGGGAGGAGCGCTGTCACGATCTCGCAAACATACTCGGCCATCTTAATGGCTTCCTCAGCGTCCTCCCTGTCGTAGAGCTCGTCCGGCGGGCTGCCGCTTTCCTCGTCGCCGTACATGGAGGGTTCTCGCTCTCTCCTTAACCTCCTCGAGTACCTGGCGAGAGTTGGTATGCTTTCCCGGAACCACTCCGGGAACCTGGCAGCCTCCCTCCGGAGGACTGGGCCCACGTCGTGCCATCGTGGAGGCTCGACCCCCACTAACCTAAGCGCGGCTTTGAGCATCAGCTCCACTGCCTCCTGGCACTGCCTAACGACGTAGGGGTAGTTGCCCCGCTCTAGCGCTTCGCGGGCGTGGTGCAGCCTCTCCTTCGCCTGCTTCGCGTAGGAGAGGGCGATCTCCGTGTTCTTCACAGCTCGATTACCTCGCCGAACTTGTAGTCGCGCTTCAACCTCCAGTACCAGAGCTTCCCGCACTTTACGCGCTCTGCGCCGAGCTCTTCAAGCCTCTTCCTTAAGCGCTCCAGGACACCTTGGAAGAAGCCTCCTCTGTCGTAGAGGATCACTGCGTCTTCCACCATGTCGAGGTACAGGGGGGTGGTTCGCGCAGCCTCCTCCGGCGTCTTGAGCAAGGGTGAGAACTCGATTGTGTAGCCGAGCTTCTCAGCTTCCTCGATCAGCGGCCGGAGGCTTTCCTCAACCTCCATGAAGAGGTCCTGCCTCTCGAACCTGCCCCTCGGCAAATCCTCGGCGACCACTAGCAAGTCGATATCGCTATCCCTCCTCGCCTCCCCCCTCGCCACCGACCCGTAAACGACCACCGATACTAGCGAGTCCCCTAGCCTCCTCCTCAAAGCCTCGACAAGCTCGAGCAGAATGCTCTTATAAGGCTCCTTCAACGCGCGCCCCGCCCCAACCCCGGCCACAGTTAAAACTTTCAAGCCCGCACCTATAATAGCTTACCGAGAAGCGCCCCTGCCCCTCCCGCCAGAAGTGCCG
This region of Thermofilum sp. genomic DNA includes:
- a CDS encoding class II glutamine amidotransferase — its product is MCRLLALAGFGFALREWLAALRDVARRDPALEREGAENPSHGDGWGLAAFSRRGGGPLEGEASIFHYRSSLPAWEDSRLELAAELVSTPTLLIVHVRRASRGTPLGVGAAHPFALHVGRDGGALFVAQNGEVTVEKVPGVAGRVKPGEVVDTFAYAVALADLVEEGGDLFSALSELHCALASSGGVKRMANTAALLVRREGSRWSAQLGVVRHIADESAERYGELYLHRGGGFTAVASSSLTERMSSLFWEPFRRNAVCVLELSGSGRVEGERWGEL
- a CDS encoding radical SAM protein codes for the protein MPRYLRVKVSRALTRSGLYDLDYAYNPYGGCVHACLYCYARYYTPYREVAEKWGEVVYIKENIVEVLSREVRRLRPGVVGVSTTTDPYQPVEAEETLTRKGLEVLLSAGFRVSIQTKSPLVTRDLDLLAPYRGRVDVGFTITTLDDEAASAIEPRAPPPSSRAKALADVAGAGLETWVFLGPILRGVNDSEESIREVAELALETGSKLYYDYLHLKPGLEKHLAPVLAEYPLAASTPPSWRRAVEERVERICREIGLTCEPAFPRRKASAKLTDFYFQQSNT
- a CDS encoding ADP-ribose-binding protein; its protein translation is MHGRSFQLGRLKVELVEGDITELEADAIVNAANSYLKHGGGVAAAIVRKGGQVIQEESDRWVRERGPVPVGGVAVTSAGKLKARYVIHAVGPRFGEEGGDEKLASAVRNSLGKAEELGLRSIALPAISTGVFGYPYDRCARITARVLKEFAPSARSLERVTVCLYGREAYEVFERVFAEELQGA
- a CDS encoding FAD-dependent oxidoreductase, which produces MPVIKIAPCSEAPQPTGRKVAVIGSGPAGLAAAGYLACRGHEVVVYDRLPEPGGMLLFAIPEFRIPKSDVRESIAQLKRLGVRFVVNREVDSSALRELLSEYDAVLVATGTWKGRKLGIPGEDKHKVYDALDWISHFMAYKLGYRSDEPPPLEGDVGIVGAGLTAVDICELAVYEYKARPIILYRRPMSVAPAKHMLKHLEKLGVRFFENVIPLEVTGACCATGVKLVRVKPTTDRKAPTEVIPGSEFELPLDALVVAVGLEATPPRLLSELGVKLNRDGTIAVDENYMTGVKGLFAAGDVVHGPSNIGLAMRSGRLAAQSIDAYLSSL
- a CDS encoding Nre family DNA repair protein; this translates as MSSRGAELCLLCRGAKGLCGKRSCPVLALWRAVESVKPPSSPELEELSPPSVFVGRVGYPKVRVAPAVTTGGGSAELYEKPELWLEMPLEEVLRMRLSLVRGVVQADVRKPRILEEITLAAMSSKPVELDIRFEKPPKPRVHLDLFSPPFGPAGVAEKVCVLSNPAVPKPLERVRGDESLKAEEAVVYLYESGVPVSQIQRAFSVGALGSARLRRLVPTRWSITAVDDILSRHLLRQVRRFEQLDSYLFFERRFADNTFVAILAPGSWSYEWIEAWFPHTTWNPGIEVSVEGDWEGFRGRDSYASLGGCYYAARLATAEYLVKVRRQATAILLREIYEGFFLPIGVWFVRENVRELFRSQPERYSSFREVLERLSRSTRLPLSTWLKASRLLRDMLLQRKLEVG
- a CDS encoding GNAT family N-acetyltransferase; the encoded protein is MPASEAALVIRPACLRDVEAIFRIHRRSLEGLDEEDFGWFKAMLSVRSRRRKVLVAEVGGEVAGFVIAYKRRSQAYVDSLAVDPAFRDKGIGGRLLEDLESVLKSEGVERVALSVKEGNFRALDFYLRRGYSVLGVILIMSAEPAKLPESLPNGYALKLKRASVLGRLRSFKPTTWWSTLTEPVDRMVYKRYQGGEEVLLAYRGKRVRGLAEFTADDELLVDYMAISSYSSLEALRALLHGLRSVSVEKGSERVVIPVDASKEVIVEELYRSGFRTHRTEYLLAKDLEED
- a CDS encoding HDIG domain-containing protein; translated protein: MNREEALNLLRNHLKDERMVKHCLAVEAVMRAVARSLGEDEELWGLVGLLHDIDYDEVGRDMHQHGLKALEILAGKLPADALEAIAAHNEHNGFKVSSPEAERLTHALRAADHASGLVVATALVMPGKKLAEVKLESLLRKFKQKDFARGVDRERVKECELLGLKLEDFLHISLEGMKGVAKELGL
- a CDS encoding iron-containing alcohol dehydrogenase → MRIRPSGSAPLRLPSVVVIEEGALEALPQVLAELDCRKLLVVSDENVWKLLGDRLSSALRGEAEIHLAFAPGSDYPTLNRLRPIVTENNPCAVLGLGGGRPIDMAKYTAHLERKLFVSVPTVISHDGFASPIVALKDEQGNPVSTFTSPPHAVIVDLSVVASAPRRLLASGVGDILGKLTSVADARLAQREVGEKVSEAALEMALSAYRIVSSSIEKLSTWNLEGAKLLAEAGLLAGMAMAVAGSSRPCSGSEHLFSHALDKLYPGRRSLHGEQVGVGAVVSAYLHGLGWEELKRMLRAVGAPATVRELGVTPEQAAEALAVAPSLRDRYTILHKLRLGREEALRILRETGVS